The segment CGCGTCCGAAGGCGATCTCCACCAGCTCCTTCACGGTGTGCGTCTCGTTGGTGGCGACGACGAAGTCCTCCGGCGTGTCCTGCTGGAGCATGCGCCACATGGCGTCCACGTAGTCGCCCGCGAAGCCCCAGTCGCGCTTGGCGTCCAGGTTGCCCATGGGCAGCGTGTCCTGGAGCCCGTGCTTGATGCGCGCCACGTTGTACGTGACCTTGCGCGTGACGAACTCCAGGCCCCGGCGCGGCGACTCGTGGTTGAAGAGGATGCCGCTCACCGCGAAGAGCTTGAAGGACTCGCGGTAGTTCACCGTGATGTGGTGGCCGTAGGCCTTCGCCACGCCGTAGGGGCTGCGCGGGTAGAAGGGCGTCTCCTCCGACTGCGGCACCTCCAGCACCTTGCCGAACATCTCGCTGGAGGACGCCTGGTAGAAGCGCACCTGGGGGCGGGTGTGGCGGATGGCCTCCAGCATCTTCGTCACGCCCAGCGCCGTGAACTCACCGGTGAGCACCGGCTGGTTCCAGCTCGTGGGCACGAAGGACTGCGCCGCCAGGTTGTAGACCTCGTCCGGCTGGGTGAGGTTCAGCAGGGCCGCCAGCGAGAATTGGTCCAGCAGGTCGCCCTGGTGGAGCTGGATCTTCCCCTGGAGGTGAGCGATGCGCTCGAACTTCTCCTCGGAAGAGCGGCGCACCATGCCGTGCACCTCGTAGCCCTTCTTGAGCAGCAGCTCCGCCAGATAGCTGCCGTCCTGCCCGGTGATGCCCGTAATGAGTGCGCGCTTGGTGGCCATGGCCCTTGTCTGTTCGCTGGGAGACGTGTTCGTTGTACCCGAGCCTTTCGCTGTCTGCCAACCGTTCCAGGGTTCCTGGAACTTGTCCCGGTCCGCGCCCATGCCTAGGTAGGGAGCGACCTGCCCAGGAGTTGCCCATGCGTAGTGCCTCCCTCTCCGCCTTGACGGCCCTCTGCGTGAGCACGGTCGCGGGGGCGCAGACGCCTCCGGTGGCCGTCCCCTACAGCTCCCAGACCCGGCCCGGCGCCCGCTCCGCCGGCACGGTGGACGACGTGGCGCTGTGGGTGAACCCCAGCAACCCGGCGGCCAGCCGACTCCTCACGTCGGACCGGAACAATGGCCTGTTCGCCTACACGCTGGACGGCACGGAGGTGCAGGCTGTCACGGAGGGCACGTCGTCGAGCGTGGACGTGGTGTACGGCTTCCCGGTGGGGGACGGCGTGACGCAGGCGCTCGTGGTCAGCGCGAACCCCACGCTGTCGGGCCTGGTGCCCTACGTGCCGGATTCCTCTCCGGACGCGGGCGGAGGGCTCAGCCGCCTGTCGCCGACGGCGGCGCCGCTGGATGTGGGCACCAGCTACGGCATGGTGCGGCTGTTCCGCGCGGCGGACGGGACGTTCCAGGCCTTCGGAGGTCTGGCGGGCGGGGGGCTGCGGCAGCTGGTGTTGACCCCCACGGACGGGGGCGTCACGGCCACGCCGGTCCGGGACATCCCCACCGGCTTCGTGACGGGCCTCGCGGTGGACCCGTCCCAGCGCGCCGTCTACGTGGCCCAGCAGGGACAGGGGCTCTACCGCTACGGCTCGGACGTGGACGCCGGCATCGAGGGCCAGCAGGTGGCGCCCCTGGGGGATGGCGGCCTGTCGTCCGTCGGACGGCTGACGCTCTACGCGTCGTCCGGCGTGGATGGCTACCTGGTGGTGTCGGATCCGAACGCGAGCACCTTCGTCGTCTTCGACCGGCGCACGCTGGGCCGGGTCGGCGCGTTCCAGGGGGTGCAGGACGGTGGCTCCGACGGGGTGGACCAGTCGCGCGGCGTGGTGGCGTACCCGGGCGCGCTGGGCGCGGCCTTCCCGGAGGGGCTCTTCGTCGCGCATGACGCGCTCAGCAGCAGCACGTTGGGCGACAACCTGAAGCTCACCTCCTGGGGCAGCGTGGCCCGGGCCTTCACGCCGCCGCTCGCCATCGCGCAGCAGGTGGACGGGGGCACGGGCGGAGACGGCGGCACCGGCGATGGTGGCAC is part of the Corallococcus soli genome and harbors:
- a CDS encoding myxosortase-dependent phytase-like phosphatase; the encoded protein is MRSASLSALTALCVSTVAGAQTPPVAVPYSSQTRPGARSAGTVDDVALWVNPSNPAASRLLTSDRNNGLFAYTLDGTEVQAVTEGTSSSVDVVYGFPVGDGVTQALVVSANPTLSGLVPYVPDSSPDAGGGLSRLSPTAAPLDVGTSYGMVRLFRAADGTFQAFGGLAGGGLRQLVLTPTDGGVTATPVRDIPTGFVTGLAVDPSQRAVYVAQQGQGLYRYGSDVDAGIEGQQVAPLGDGGLSSVGRLTLYASSGVDGYLVVSDPNASTFVVFDRRTLGRVGAFQGVQDGGSDGVDQSRGVVAYPGALGAAFPEGLFVAHDALSSSTLGDNLKLTSWGSVARAFTPPLAIAQQVDGGTGGDGGTGDGGTAQDGGGGGVVIPGPGNPGGNGDSPDGGCGCSSTSVPAVAMLGLLGMALRSRRRRG
- the gmd gene encoding GDP-mannose 4,6-dehydratase — encoded protein: MATKRALITGITGQDGSYLAELLLKKGYEVHGMVRRSSEEKFERIAHLQGKIQLHQGDLLDQFSLAALLNLTQPDEVYNLAAQSFVPTSWNQPVLTGEFTALGVTKMLEAIRHTRPQVRFYQASSSEMFGKVLEVPQSEETPFYPRSPYGVAKAYGHHITVNYRESFKLFAVSGILFNHESPRRGLEFVTRKVTYNVARIKHGLQDTLPMGNLDAKRDWGFAGDYVDAMWRMLQQDTPEDFVVATNETHTVKELVEIAFGRVGLDWQKYVKTDPAFVRPAEVDLLIGDYDKAKKKLGWEPTVRFKQLVEMMVDADLERVKAGQR